The genomic window caatatggGTTCCTGTGGATTACACATTGTCAATAACAGTTACAAGGAGGCAGCTAAGTCTACTGGCTGGAATGTGATTGCCTTTCTCAGATCAGCATATTATGTTTTCAAGGATATTCCTTCTAGGAGGAGTGACTATCTGAGGTTTAATAAGTCACAACCATTACCTCTCCCTGCAAAGTTTTGTTCTGTTCGCTGGTTAGAGaatgagaaaataattgaaacaacaattaaaataattcccaatctaaagaattttattaatggagttaaagaagaaaaaattaaaattacatctaaGAGCTTTGGAACTATGAAATCATGTCTTGAGGACAAACTGTTAACTgctaaactttctttttttagttaTGTTGCTCACCAAGTCACTCCTTTCCTGAAAGAATATCAGGAATGTGAAGCTCCTGTGTcaccatttttatataatgaccTATACGTTATACTACATGATTTGATGTCTCTTATTGTCAAAGAGGAAGTTTTAGATAAACAAAAggcaatttataatattgatttaagaaCAGAAAGTAACTTAATTccatcaaaaaatttgaaattaggtCATGCAGTCAGAgctgaattaaaaaaactgaaaataagtGACAAGGAGATGATGTTATTCAAGACTGAATACAGAGAATTTTTAGTCAAAATGTGCATACATTTGTTGAAAAAGTCTCCTTTGCAATATAGTATCTGTaaagcaatttatttttgtgatccTATGTTAATTTCTAGTAATTTAAGTATCAGTAAGAATAGGCTTTCTAATGCTCTAGAATTGTTTTCCGCAAGAAACTGGATTACTAGTCAGATTTGTGATAAAATTGAGAAAGAATTTAACGTTCTTTgcaataataaagaagtaattgaTTTATGCAAGCAGTTTGTTAGGGAAAATAATAGAATTGATCATTTTTGGAGAAACTTGCTTCAGGGTCGAGATAATTTCCAGAATTTGTATGTCTTTTTGAAAAAGATCTTTATTCTGAGTCATGGTCAAGCATTTGTGGAAAGAGGTTTTTCAATAAACAAGGAATGCATTGTTGAAAATCAACTACCTAGATCTCTAATATCTCAGAGACAAGTTTATGATGGTCTTAAAGCTGCTGGTGGTCTCACCAAACTTACAATAGATAAAAAGATGATTTTATCTTACCGAAATGCGAGGGATATGTATGGTAAAGCATTGGAAAAGCAGCGCTCTGAGAAAGaacaagaaaatgcaaaaattgctgaaaaaagatctttgtttacaaaaatttcagaattgaAGGCTAAGAAGGTAAAACTTTTAACAGATAAAACTAATGAGCTAAGTGCTCTCGATGATGAAATAGCGTTATTAAGATCAAAGACATTTGAGTAAAAGtcttgtgcaatattttttatattaatttgtaatgtaCATTACTACGTAGTATTGAAGtttttgtaaagatttaaaattttagtttttatgttaaaaagctaACGTGAACTTGTTGTGATTAAAAATGCTTTACCAAgaacatcaaaaattttaagttgtCTGTTCTTTTGTATTATAAGATAGTCTTGTTATAAGAAAGTTCTCTGTCACTTATGAACaagcgaataaaataaatgataattttatatttttgtgactTCTTTCAAATATGTGAACCTTTATAATAGCAGATTGGGGTTTCAATAAACgattaataatagaatttagttttgataaaaacaaaaaaatatgtattattgaaAGTCAgggaaaatcataaaattttgtctGGAAATCAGGGAAAAGTCAGGGAATTTTAGGATGAAAAATTTGTGGCAACCCTGACTTTTTCTAAAATGACGtagttttctgggtaacacaaatgtgcataatgcttaaacattactacttgcaactttcggccggattcttcgacgcacgcctattgctccccacccaccgctcgcgcctcaGCAACGGCatcgccggacggcgtaacgcacggccctgagacgatgtatcgcgttCCTTAGttagccattcctagagctaccttgtttagaactgtggatagttttcaaaacagattgcagttatgcctcgaagccaacggaggtaattttgaacaattactccgtgggtaattcatttaaattacagtgtcagtgagaggcgaggggactcacgataatcaagcaccctaaaggaaacagaacttactacgtccacgtcgttgtttccgggtaacgctaaaagtaagatgaaagtgcttttgaccttgatatgaccttcaaaaggtcaggtcgaaaaactaaaaaatccctatgctcatgtaaaaagtgctaTTGTTtgagagcccattgtcaagaaataggttctgcggtcaaaaatagggtttactaatcaaaaaatgcgttatgagccacaaacaaccttgaaaattgacctcaaggtcaagctagtcaaagtgattaacacttttacaattcattgactttgtttaagcattatgcacatttgtgttacccagaaaaccacgtcatttcagaaaaagtacaccagatcgtttttcaggcatttcaccttcatttttgacctttccaaggtcgcaaaaacaattttttcataagacaagtttgatgtaaaattttccgctctttcaaaatccgcagtcaaaaatagggtgtcccatttaaaaaaaccatcgtgaccttgaaataaccttcaaaattgacctcaaggtcaaaaccaataatacaattaaatgaccccctctgtcctagtcaacttttatctaaaccatttttttgtagataccgctatttgaaagatattcgggtccatagattaaaatgactcaccctgtatatgttatatacatacattacatcTTAGAATTATATTTGGTGCTTGttggaaatgtttaattttatcataatactttacaatttctattgtttttttattattgttattcttttgatgtctcgtataaaaatagaagataaaaattaaaagttatagaaattggatatttactgttattattCAAAGGTAGGAATAGAGGATTGTAGATTAAATTGTGGgatcgattcttttaaaatttggtgaTCCTAAAGATGTGCTACTTAAcgataatgttgaatttttaataataagatttattaatggtttttgttataaataataacgtaagcatgtatatatatatatatatatatatatatatatatatatatatattttttttttccaaagaaaGGTAGAAAAAGATGTCAACTTATGCGTGTGCAcgcactttatttttaattttttttaattaacagaaaaatttttccatgctaacccatgtaataattttatttttaactttaattttacaaaacaaaagtagtactacattatattttgtattctcattgaaaaattttcttattccaacccaagtggtatatatcttcacaatcttgcaaagttaaaatcatgtatttcattacaaacaaaataaattttgcttatcactacaaaacgcgtgatatcagtacaaaattaccttttcaaaaaaaggtaaaaaaaaggtgccaatttatgtgtgtgcgtgcgcaccttatct from Solenopsis invicta isolate M01_SB chromosome 2, UNIL_Sinv_3.0, whole genome shotgun sequence includes these protein-coding regions:
- the LOC105204304 gene encoding uncharacterized protein LOC105204304; the encoded protein is MNSLFQLIQRRNSYRVLLALPHSETTSLANSCIDKYFFKDDVTRAEILWCLQTVENHASISSAGKQSSLFPLMFPDSRIASSLCLARTKLSYGIVFGLAPYFNRKVLDAVCNCGPFVVSFDESLNKMTQTQQMDIALRFWNNNSNQVETHYFSSAFFGHARAKDLLRAFKEELKDLNLQNLLQVSMDGPNVNWAFLKELECDIRSTYGENSPIFINMGSCGLHIVNNSYKEAAKSTGWNVIAFLRSAYYVFKDIPSRRSDYLRFNKSQPLPLPAKFCSVRWLENEKIIETTIKIIPNLKNFINGVKEEKIKITSKSFGTMKSCLEDKLLTAKLSFFSYVAHQVTPFLKEYQECEAPVSPFLYNDLYVILHDLMSLIVKEEVLDKQKAIYNIDLRTESNLIPSKNLKLGHAVRAELKKLKISDKEMMLFKTEYREFLVKMCIHLLKKSPLQYSICKAIYFCDPMLISSNLSISKNRLSNALELFSARNWITSQICDKIEKEFNVLCNNKEVIDLCKQFVRENNRIDHFWRNLLQGRDNFQNLYVFLKKIFILSHGQAFVERGFSINKECIVENQLPRSLISQRQVYDGLKAAGGLTKLTIDKKMILSYRNARDMYGKALEKQRSEKEQENAKIAEKRSLFTKISELKAKKVKLLTDKTNELSALDDEIALLRSKTFE